In one window of Paucibacter aquatile DNA:
- a CDS encoding 6-phosphofructokinase — MPPSKILVTQGGGPTAVINQSMVGVVLEARRQAGVSAVYGARHGVRGILNEDFVDLAQETSHNLELVAQTPSSALGSTRDKPDAAYCHKIFQVLQAHGITHFFNIGGNDSSDSTRIISEEAAAANYPLRCIHIPKTIDNDLVLNDHTPGFASAARFVAQAFAGANLDNAALPGVYVGVVMGRHAGFLTAASALGKKFPDDGPHLIYLPERVFELERFLADVKTMFDRHGRCVIAVSEGIHDASGQPIAAQLAKDLERDAHGNVQLSGNGALADLLCEEIKSRLGIKRVRGDTFGYLQRSFIGCVSDVDQREAREVGEKAVQFAFHGAGGRSSGSVAIKRTGTYSVDYELLPLADVAGKTRVMEDEFISPCGTHVTDAFRLYLRPLLGSGMPDAFRLRPNAVPKILNRG; from the coding sequence ATGCCCCCCAGCAAGATCCTCGTCACCCAGGGCGGCGGCCCCACCGCGGTCATCAATCAATCCATGGTCGGCGTGGTGCTGGAGGCGCGCCGGCAGGCCGGGGTCAGCGCCGTCTACGGCGCTCGCCACGGCGTGCGCGGCATCTTGAACGAGGACTTTGTGGACCTGGCCCAGGAGACCAGTCACAACCTCGAGCTGGTCGCACAAACCCCTTCCTCGGCCCTGGGCTCCACCCGCGACAAGCCCGATGCGGCCTACTGCCACAAGATTTTCCAGGTGCTGCAGGCCCACGGCATCACCCATTTCTTCAATATCGGCGGCAACGACTCCTCCGACAGCACCCGCATCATCAGCGAGGAAGCCGCGGCCGCGAACTACCCGCTGCGCTGCATCCACATCCCCAAGACCATCGACAACGATCTGGTGCTGAACGACCACACGCCCGGCTTTGCCTCGGCCGCGCGCTTTGTCGCACAGGCCTTTGCCGGCGCCAACCTCGACAACGCGGCCCTGCCCGGCGTCTACGTCGGCGTGGTCATGGGCCGCCATGCCGGCTTTCTGACCGCGGCCTCGGCCCTGGGCAAAAAGTTCCCCGACGACGGCCCGCACCTGATCTACCTGCCCGAGCGGGTGTTCGAGCTGGAGCGTTTTCTGGCCGATGTGAAGACCATGTTCGACCGCCATGGCCGCTGCGTGATCGCCGTGTCCGAGGGCATCCACGACGCCAGCGGCCAGCCGATTGCTGCGCAACTGGCCAAGGACCTGGAGCGCGATGCCCATGGCAATGTGCAGCTCTCCGGCAACGGCGCCCTGGCCGATCTGCTGTGCGAGGAGATCAAGAGCCGCCTGGGCATCAAGCGCGTGCGCGGTGACACCTTCGGCTATCTGCAGCGCAGCTTCATCGGCTGCGTCTCCGATGTGGACCAGCGCGAGGCGCGTGAGGTGGGCGAAAAAGCCGTGCAGTTCGCCTTCCACGGTGCGGGTGGCCGCAGCTCCGGCTCGGTGGCGATCAAGCGCACCGGCACCTACTCGGTGGACTACGAGCTGCTGCCCCTGGCGGATGTGGCCGGCAAGACCCGGGTGATGGAAGACGAGTTCATCAGCCCCTGCGGCACCCATGTCACCGATGCCTTCCGCCTCTACCTGCGCCCGCTTCTGGGCTCGGGCATGCCGGACGCTTTCCGCCTGCGGCCCAACGCCGTGCCCAAGATCCTGAATCGCGGCTGA
- the ald gene encoding alanine dehydrogenase — MLIGCPKEIKNHEYRVGLTPASVRELTSRGHQVLVQTQAGAAIGLSDEQYIAAGAQIAADAASIFAKAEMIVKVKEPQPQECAMLREGQILYTYLHLAPDPEQTAALVKSGAICIAYETVTGPGGGLPLLAPMSEVAGRMSIQAGAAHLEKSKGGMGVLLGGVPGVAPAHVVVIGAGVVGSHALQMVVGLGARVTVLDKNVDRLRQLDLVFGNRICTQYSNVQSVEEAVLAADLVIGGVLIPGAAAPKLVTRSMVSRMKTGAVVVDVAIDQGGCFETSHATTHADPTFVVDGVVHYCVANMPGAVARTSTFALNNATIGHAVALADKGWKQALIDNPHLCAGLNVAQGHLTYEAVARDLGYEYVPAEALFN; from the coding sequence ATGTTGATCGGCTGCCCCAAGGAAATCAAGAACCATGAGTACCGCGTTGGCCTGACCCCGGCCAGCGTGCGCGAGTTGACCAGCCGCGGCCACCAGGTGCTGGTGCAGACCCAGGCCGGTGCCGCCATCGGCCTGAGTGACGAGCAGTACATCGCCGCCGGCGCGCAGATCGCGGCCGACGCGGCCAGCATCTTTGCCAAGGCCGAGATGATTGTGAAGGTCAAGGAGCCGCAGCCGCAGGAATGCGCCATGCTGCGCGAGGGGCAGATCCTCTACACCTATCTGCACCTGGCCCCGGACCCGGAGCAGACCGCGGCCCTGGTCAAGAGCGGCGCCATCTGCATCGCCTACGAGACCGTGACCGGCCCGGGCGGCGGCCTGCCCCTGCTGGCGCCCATGAGCGAGGTGGCCGGGCGCATGTCCATCCAGGCCGGTGCGGCGCATCTGGAGAAGAGCAAGGGTGGCATGGGCGTGCTGCTGGGCGGCGTGCCCGGCGTGGCGCCGGCCCATGTGGTGGTGATCGGTGCCGGCGTGGTGGGCAGCCATGCACTGCAGATGGTCGTCGGCCTGGGCGCCCGGGTGACGGTGCTGGACAAGAACGTCGATCGCCTGCGCCAGCTCGACCTGGTCTTCGGCAACCGCATCTGCACCCAGTATTCCAATGTACAAAGCGTGGAGGAGGCGGTGCTGGCGGCGGACCTGGTGATCGGCGGTGTGCTGATCCCGGGTGCCGCCGCACCGAAACTGGTGACGCGCAGCATGGTCTCGCGCATGAAGACGGGCGCCGTGGTGGTGGATGTGGCGATCGACCAGGGCGGCTGCTTCGAGACCTCGCATGCCACCACCCACGCCGATCCGACCTTTGTGGTGGACGGCGTGGTGCACTACTGTGTGGCCAATATGCCCGGTGCAGTGGCCCGCACCTCGACCTTTGCCCTCAACAATGCCACCATCGGTCATGCGGTGGCACTGGCCGACAAGGGCTGGAAACAGGCCTTGATCGACAACCCGCATCTCTGCGCCGGTTTGAATGTGGCCCAGGGGCACTTGACTTATGAGGCAGTGGCCCGAGATTTGGGTTACGAGTACGTGCCGGCCGAAGCCTTGTTCAACTGA
- a CDS encoding DUF883 family protein → MNQSQKDRLMSDLHAVVAEAESLLRATAGSAGEGASELRAKVQDSLDRAKRNLHDLQDAAVEKAKAAGRATDHYVHENPWQSIGVAAGVGLLLGMLIARR, encoded by the coding sequence TTGAACCAGTCCCAGAAAGACCGTTTGATGAGCGATCTGCATGCGGTGGTCGCCGAAGCCGAGAGCTTGCTGCGAGCCACCGCCGGTTCGGCCGGCGAGGGCGCGAGCGAGTTGCGCGCCAAGGTGCAGGACAGCCTGGACCGGGCCAAACGCAATCTGCATGACTTGCAGGACGCTGCGGTGGAGAAGGCCAAGGCCGCGGGCCGCGCCACCGACCATTACGTGCACGAAAACCCCTGGCAGTCCATTGGCGTGGCCGCCGGTGTCGGCCTCTTGCTGGGCATGCTCATCGCCCGCCGCTGA
- a CDS encoding putative bifunctional diguanylate cyclase/phosphodiesterase codes for MRETNSPAMPDEEGDDDLLEFLDSPEHADANDAHLVHPWRVLIVDDDGDVHKATELAMQGLLVEGLPLSFLHATSAAEARQVLACEPDLAVVLLDVVMESEDAGLQLVRYIREELKLGAVRIVLRTGQPGYAPEIETVQAYDINDYKTKSELTRTRLYTVLTAAIRSYRQICALEANRRGLELIVDASTELSRLRGLHRFAEGVVTQLCAMLGILPEGLVCAQVGVDNDAEVRVIAAAGQYSGMINSPLSAVQIKTVRERLQQCLEQRQNIYDEGTCLYFGMSNGRPMAAWVDVGRDLSDTDQQLLRAFCSNISVGFENVVLYGQLLDQAYNDQLLHLPNRNRFVELLDKNLKDPADVTLALIDIDDFSDINDAFGHHFGDQVLRAVVLRLGEALGLNTAMARVGADTFGLLGPSEHVSADNIQRVFLEPFSVSGERLQLSATTGLVRLTESAAVGSELLLDAQIALKQAKSQHRGSSQYFSSAMGTDARERFKLLKGLRAGFEENRLFVVYQPQVRLSDAKAIGAEALLRWRTEEGNFVPPDQFIPLAEKSGLIISIGEFVLRTSCHQLKRMLDLGHEDFRMCVNVSLAQFRHPGFMEVLTSALRDTGVNGRNLELEITESMAMEDTELVMHILADIKHCGVSVAIDDFGTGFSSLSHLRQLDVDRLKIDRAFVREAQTSSAGSTIAQMVINLGRGLNLTVIAEGIETEEQRQQLLELGCHEGQGYLFARPMQADQLERWMEQPAALG; via the coding sequence ATGCGCGAGACAAACAGTCCGGCCATGCCCGATGAAGAGGGCGACGACGATCTGCTGGAGTTCCTGGACAGCCCCGAGCACGCGGACGCAAATGACGCCCATCTGGTTCACCCCTGGCGCGTGCTGATCGTTGACGACGACGGAGATGTTCACAAGGCCACCGAGCTGGCCATGCAAGGCCTGCTGGTGGAAGGCCTACCCCTGAGCTTTCTGCATGCCACCTCGGCGGCCGAAGCGCGCCAGGTGCTGGCCTGCGAGCCCGATCTGGCGGTCGTGCTGCTGGATGTGGTGATGGAATCCGAAGACGCCGGCCTGCAGCTGGTGCGCTACATCCGAGAGGAACTCAAGCTCGGTGCCGTGCGCATCGTGCTGCGCACCGGCCAGCCCGGCTACGCGCCTGAAATCGAAACGGTTCAGGCCTACGACATCAACGACTACAAGACCAAGTCCGAGCTGACCCGCACCCGGCTCTACACGGTGCTGACCGCCGCCATCCGCTCTTACCGTCAGATCTGTGCGCTGGAAGCCAACCGCCGCGGCCTGGAACTGATCGTCGATGCCAGCACCGAGCTGAGCCGCCTGCGCGGCCTGCACCGTTTTGCCGAGGGCGTGGTCACCCAGCTCTGCGCCATGCTGGGCATCCTGCCCGAGGGCCTGGTCTGCGCCCAGGTCGGCGTGGACAACGACGCCGAAGTCCGCGTGATTGCCGCGGCGGGCCAGTACAGCGGCATGATCAATTCACCGCTCTCGGCCGTGCAGATCAAGACCGTACGCGAGCGTCTGCAGCAATGCCTGGAGCAGCGCCAGAACATCTACGACGAAGGCACCTGCCTGTATTTCGGCATGAGCAACGGCCGGCCCATGGCGGCCTGGGTCGATGTGGGCCGCGACCTCAGCGACACCGACCAGCAGCTCCTGCGTGCCTTCTGCTCCAACATCTCGGTCGGTTTCGAGAATGTGGTGCTCTATGGCCAACTGCTGGACCAGGCCTACAACGACCAGCTGCTGCACTTACCCAACCGCAACCGCTTTGTCGAGCTGCTGGACAAGAACCTCAAAGACCCGGCCGATGTCACCCTGGCCTTGATCGACATCGACGACTTCTCCGACATCAACGACGCCTTCGGCCACCACTTTGGCGACCAGGTGCTGCGTGCCGTGGTGCTGCGCCTGGGCGAAGCCCTGGGCCTGAACACGGCCATGGCCCGGGTCGGCGCCGACACCTTTGGCCTGCTGGGGCCGAGCGAGCATGTCAGCGCCGACAACATCCAGCGCGTCTTCCTGGAGCCCTTCTCGGTCTCGGGCGAACGCCTGCAGCTCTCGGCCACCACCGGCCTGGTGCGGCTGACCGAGTCCGCCGCGGTGGGCTCCGAGTTGCTGCTCGACGCGCAGATCGCGCTCAAGCAGGCCAAGTCCCAGCACCGTGGCTCGTCCCAGTATTTTTCCTCGGCCATGGGCACCGATGCGCGCGAGCGCTTCAAGCTGCTCAAGGGCCTGCGCGCCGGCTTCGAGGAAAACCGCCTGTTCGTGGTCTACCAACCCCAGGTGCGCCTGTCCGACGCCAAAGCCATCGGCGCCGAAGCGCTGCTGCGCTGGCGCACCGAGGAAGGCAATTTTGTGCCGCCGGACCAGTTCATCCCGCTGGCCGAAAAATCGGGGCTGATCATCAGCATCGGTGAGTTCGTGCTGCGCACCTCCTGCCACCAGCTCAAGCGCATGCTGGATCTGGGGCATGAGGACTTCCGCATGTGCGTCAATGTCTCGCTGGCGCAGTTCCGCCACCCCGGTTTCATGGAGGTGCTGACCAGCGCCCTGCGCGACACCGGCGTGAACGGGCGCAATCTGGAGCTGGAGATCACCGAATCCATGGCCATGGAGGACACGGAGCTGGTGATGCACATCCTGGCCGACATCAAGCACTGCGGAGTCAGCGTGGCCATCGATGATTTCGGCACCGGCTTCTCCTCACTCAGCCATCTGCGCCAGCTCGATGTGGACCGGCTCAAGATCGACCGCGCCTTTGTGCGCGAAGCCCAGACTTCCAGCGCCGGTTCGACCATCGCGCAAATGGTCATCAACCTCGGCCGCGGCCTCAATCTGACCGTGATCGCCGAAGGCATCGAAACCGAAGAGCAGCGCCAGCAACTGCTGGAGCTCGGCTGCCACGAAGGCCAGGGTTATCTGTTTGCCCGGCCCATGCAGGCCGATCAGCTGGAGCGCTGGATGGAGCAGCCCGCCGCCCTGGGCTGA
- a CDS encoding phage holin family protein encodes MTMPGSLPEPEAQAGGALPPPAPPAPGPLTRLPAQLMELLQTRIELLSTELEAEKLRLFGALVQMLLALLLAGGALFMASLAVLMFCPEAWRGWAALGLMSAYALLAAWAWRGARAQLSRPSGLFAATVAELARDRASLGG; translated from the coding sequence ATGACCATGCCCGGTTCGCTGCCTGAGCCCGAAGCGCAGGCAGGCGGGGCCCTGCCGCCGCCAGCCCCTCCGGCCCCCGGCCCGCTGACGCGCTTGCCGGCGCAGTTGATGGAGCTCTTACAGACCCGCATCGAGCTGCTGTCCACCGAGCTGGAGGCCGAGAAGTTGCGCCTCTTCGGCGCGCTGGTGCAGATGCTGCTGGCCTTGCTGCTGGCCGGTGGCGCCCTGTTCATGGCCAGCCTGGCGGTGCTGATGTTCTGCCCTGAAGCCTGGCGGGGCTGGGCGGCCTTGGGGCTGATGTCGGCTTATGCCCTGCTGGCGGCCTGGGCCTGGCGTGGCGCGCGGGCCCAGCTGAGCCGACCCAGCGGCTTGTTCGCAGCCACGGTGGCGGAACTGGCGCGCGACCGCGCCAGCCTGGGAGGCTGA
- a CDS encoding YgiQ family radical SAM protein: MEQLGWDSCDIIIVTGDAYVDHPSFGMAVIGRTLEAQGFRVGIIAQPDWQSADPFKVLGKPNLFFGIAAGNMDSMINRYTADRKIRSDDAYTPGGLGGARPDRATLVYTQRCKEAWNDVPIVIGGIEASLRRIAHYDYWQDKVRRSVLVDSKADLLVYGNAERAIVEIAHRLAARQPVESITDVRGTAFMRRTDDPTSSEWFELDSSNVDQPGRIDTLISPYQTIEETAESKAASCVTGQVKAPGLEDGAKPIAIVRKPQATAPSGKIQMPPRERTVIRLPAYEQVKSDPVLYAHANRVLHLETNPGNARALVQRHGDRDVWINPPPIPLSTPEMDHVFDLNYARAPHPRYSDEHGSHDGATKIPAWEMIRFSVNIMRGCFGGCTFCSITEHEGRIIQSRSEDSVIREIEEMRDKVKGFTGVVSDLGGPTANMYRIGCKSPEIEAACRKPSCVYPGICQNLNTDHGPLIQMYRRARALRGVKKILIGSGLRYDLAIKSPEYVKELVTHHVGGYLKIAPEHTEGGPLSKMMKPGIGTYDKFKQMFEKASEEAGKKQYLIPYFIAAHPGTSDEDMMNLAVWLKKNGFRADQVQTFYPSPMATATAMYHSGKNPLKKITRSAETSETVDIVRGERRRRLHKAFLRYHDANNWPMLREALKTLGREDLIGNGKHHLIPTYQPVTDGSYESARRKNSTPTGVRTSVAKPLAKQVLKHPASSPQTPRQGQVLTQHTGLPPRDNGSRPAGKAAPQRASGKPGSPQPARSPAPGTRMTAGGKAPVTASRGVKRPR; the protein is encoded by the coding sequence ATGGAGCAGCTGGGCTGGGATTCCTGCGACATCATCATCGTCACCGGCGACGCCTATGTGGACCACCCCAGCTTCGGCATGGCGGTGATCGGCCGCACGCTGGAAGCCCAGGGCTTCCGCGTCGGCATCATTGCCCAGCCCGACTGGCAGAGCGCCGATCCCTTCAAGGTGCTGGGCAAGCCGAATCTGTTCTTCGGCATCGCGGCCGGCAATATGGATTCGATGATCAACCGCTACACGGCCGATCGGAAAATCCGCAGTGACGACGCCTACACGCCCGGCGGCCTGGGCGGTGCACGGCCGGACCGCGCCACCCTGGTCTACACCCAGCGCTGCAAGGAAGCCTGGAACGATGTGCCCATCGTCATCGGCGGCATCGAGGCCTCGCTGCGCCGCATCGCCCATTACGACTACTGGCAGGACAAGGTCCGCCGCTCGGTGCTGGTGGACTCGAAGGCCGATCTGCTGGTCTACGGCAATGCCGAGCGCGCCATCGTCGAGATCGCCCACCGCCTGGCCGCGCGCCAGCCGGTCGAGAGCATCACCGATGTGCGCGGCACGGCCTTCATGCGTCGCACCGACGACCCGACTTCGTCCGAATGGTTCGAGCTGGACTCATCCAACGTCGACCAGCCCGGCCGCATCGACACCCTGATCAGCCCTTACCAGACCATTGAAGAAACGGCCGAGAGCAAGGCCGCCTCCTGCGTGACCGGCCAGGTGAAAGCACCGGGCCTGGAAGACGGCGCCAAGCCCATCGCCATCGTGCGCAAGCCCCAGGCGACCGCACCCAGCGGCAAGATCCAGATGCCGCCGCGCGAGCGCACCGTGATCCGCTTGCCGGCCTATGAGCAGGTCAAAAGCGACCCGGTGCTCTACGCCCATGCCAACCGCGTGCTCCATCTGGAAACCAACCCCGGCAATGCCCGCGCCCTGGTGCAGCGCCACGGCGACCGCGACGTCTGGATCAACCCGCCGCCGATCCCGCTGTCGACGCCGGAGATGGACCATGTCTTCGACCTGAACTACGCCCGTGCGCCCCACCCGCGCTATTCCGACGAGCACGGCAGCCATGACGGCGCGACCAAGATCCCGGCCTGGGAGATGATCCGCTTCAGCGTCAACATCATGCGCGGCTGCTTCGGCGGCTGCACCTTCTGCTCGATCACCGAGCACGAGGGCCGCATCATCCAGAGCCGCAGCGAAGACTCGGTGATCCGCGAGATCGAAGAGATGCGCGACAAGGTCAAGGGCTTCACCGGCGTGGTGTCCGACCTCGGCGGCCCGACCGCCAATATGTACCGCATCGGCTGCAAGAGCCCCGAGATCGAGGCCGCCTGCCGCAAGCCCAGCTGTGTCTATCCGGGCATCTGTCAGAACCTGAACACCGACCATGGCCCGCTGATTCAGATGTACCGCCGTGCGCGGGCGCTGCGCGGGGTCAAGAAGATCCTGATCGGCTCGGGCCTGCGCTACGACCTGGCCATCAAGTCGCCCGAGTATGTGAAGGAGCTGGTCACCCACCATGTAGGCGGCTACCTGAAGATCGCACCCGAGCACACCGAGGGCGGCCCGCTGTCCAAGATGATGAAGCCCGGCATCGGCACTTACGACAAGTTCAAGCAGATGTTCGAGAAGGCCAGCGAAGAGGCCGGCAAGAAGCAGTACCTGATCCCCTACTTCATCGCCGCCCACCCCGGCACCTCGGACGAGGACATGATGAACCTCGCGGTCTGGCTGAAGAAGAACGGCTTCCGCGCAGACCAGGTGCAGACCTTCTACCCCAGCCCCATGGCCACGGCCACGGCCATGTACCACTCGGGCAAGAACCCGCTGAAGAAGATCACCCGCAGCGCCGAGACCAGCGAGACCGTGGACATCGTCCGCGGCGAGCGCCGCCGCCGCCTGCACAAAGCCTTCCTGCGCTACCACGATGCCAACAACTGGCCCATGCTGCGCGAGGCGCTCAAGACCCTGGGCCGCGAAGACCTGATCGGCAATGGCAAGCACCACCTGATCCCGACCTACCAGCCGGTGACCGACGGCAGCTACGAAAGTGCCCGCCGCAAGAACTCCACGCCCACCGGCGTGCGCACCTCGGTGGCCAAGCCCCTGGCCAAGCAAGTCTTGAAGCACCCGGCCTCGAGCCCGCAGACCCCGCGCCAAGGTCAGGTCTTGACCCAGCACACCGGCCTGCCGCCGCGTGACAACGGCAGCCGCCCGGCCGGCAAGGCGGCACCCCAGCGCGCCAGCGGCAAGCCGGGCAGCCCGCAGCCCGCGCGTTCGCCAGCCCCGGGCACGCGCATGACGGCGGGCGGCAAAGCGCCGGTCACCGCCTCGCGCGGCGTCAAACGGCCGCGCTGA
- a CDS encoding TetR family transcriptional regulator — protein MSLLDAAEQLFQQRGVSRCSLQDIALSAGVTRGAIYWHFKDKAELFDAMMDRATMPLEEGMDVNVDAKGVLSLRDLRWGLVNVFYSAMHNERTRRVFEIAMQKVEYTGEMQALKERKLQSHRNWREQNRLCFEHAIEIGQLPPSLNTSRAAVALVALVDGLLHQWIMDPESFDLMDVGQTAIEGFLNSLSHSPSACAEPLLPPMTAEEIARLGQQGICQGLKRED, from the coding sequence ATGAGCTTGCTCGACGCGGCGGAACAGCTGTTCCAGCAGCGCGGCGTCTCACGCTGTTCCTTGCAGGACATCGCCCTCAGCGCCGGGGTCACCCGCGGGGCGATCTATTGGCATTTCAAGGACAAGGCCGAGCTCTTCGACGCCATGATGGATCGCGCCACCATGCCCCTGGAAGAAGGCATGGATGTGAACGTCGATGCCAAAGGCGTGCTCAGCCTGCGCGATCTGCGCTGGGGCCTGGTCAACGTCTTTTACTCGGCCATGCACAACGAGCGCACCCGGCGTGTGTTCGAGATCGCCATGCAAAAAGTCGAGTACACCGGCGAGATGCAGGCCCTCAAGGAGCGAAAGCTGCAATCGCACCGCAACTGGCGTGAGCAGAACCGCCTGTGTTTTGAGCACGCCATCGAGATCGGCCAACTGCCACCGAGCCTGAACACCAGCCGTGCGGCCGTCGCCCTGGTGGCCCTGGTGGACGGCTTGCTGCATCAATGGATCATGGACCCCGAGTCCTTTGACCTCATGGATGTGGGGCAGACCGCCATCGAGGGCTTTCTCAACAGCCTGAGCCACAGCCCAAGTGCCTGCGCCGAACCACTGCTGCCGCCCATGACCGCGGAGGAAATCGCCCGCCTCGGCCAGCAAGGCATCTGCCAGGGATTGAAGCGCGAAGATTGA
- a CDS encoding efflux RND transporter periplasmic adaptor subunit: MPSQLQSPEAPNSAREALRARALYVLPLAIAVAAVLTGCGGGDKAAAGPGGGGMPPPAPVGVVKTELQAVGLQTELPGRVEAQRTAQVRARVNGVVLKRLFTEGSEVKAGQVLFQIDPAPYQAALDSAQASLAKAQANLAQAAAQAERNKPLVEARAISQQEYLSSVAAAKAAEADVAAGKAAVQSAKLNLGYAAVTAPISGRIGRALVTEGALVSAAEATQLALIQQTGSVYVNFTQSANEVQQLRRALAGGKLRAAGAQAAQVRVVLDDGSELAKPGRLLFTDLSVDAASGQVSLRAEVPNAEGQLLPGQYVRVRLSQGELPAGILLPQQAVKRSNQGDSVLVVGAGNKPEPRMVKVGSAQGNQWVVLDGLKPGEQVIVDGFQKMFVPGAPVTPVPWSAAAAASAPAASAAPAAPASAASR; this comes from the coding sequence CTGCCCTCCCAACTTCAATCTCCTGAAGCCCCCAATTCCGCCCGCGAGGCCCTGCGTGCCCGTGCGCTGTATGTGCTGCCATTGGCCATTGCCGTGGCCGCTGTGTTGACCGGCTGCGGCGGCGGTGACAAGGCCGCTGCCGGCCCGGGCGGTGGCGGTATGCCGCCGCCGGCTCCGGTCGGTGTGGTCAAGACCGAGTTGCAGGCCGTGGGCCTGCAGACCGAGCTGCCGGGCCGGGTGGAAGCCCAGCGCACGGCCCAGGTGCGCGCCCGCGTCAACGGCGTGGTGCTCAAGCGCTTGTTCACCGAAGGCTCCGAGGTCAAGGCCGGCCAGGTCTTGTTCCAGATCGATCCGGCGCCGTACCAGGCTGCCCTCGACAGCGCCCAGGCCAGCCTGGCCAAGGCGCAAGCCAATCTTGCCCAGGCCGCCGCCCAGGCCGAGCGCAACAAGCCCCTGGTCGAGGCCCGCGCCATCAGCCAGCAGGAGTACCTGAGCAGCGTGGCCGCCGCCAAGGCCGCCGAGGCCGATGTGGCCGCTGGCAAGGCCGCCGTGCAGAGCGCCAAGCTCAACCTCGGCTACGCCGCTGTCACGGCGCCGATCTCGGGCCGCATCGGCCGTGCTCTGGTGACCGAAGGCGCCCTGGTCAGCGCGGCGGAAGCCACCCAGCTGGCCCTGATCCAGCAAACCGGCAGCGTCTACGTCAACTTCACGCAGAGCGCCAATGAAGTGCAGCAGCTGCGCCGCGCCCTGGCCGGCGGCAAGCTGCGCGCCGCCGGTGCCCAGGCCGCCCAGGTTCGTGTCGTCCTGGACGATGGCAGCGAGCTGGCCAAGCCCGGCCGCCTGCTGTTCACCGACCTGAGCGTCGATGCCGCATCGGGCCAGGTCAGCCTGCGCGCCGAGGTGCCCAATGCCGAGGGTCAGCTCTTGCCCGGCCAGTATGTGCGCGTTCGCCTGTCGCAAGGCGAGCTGCCGGCCGGCATCCTGCTGCCGCAACAGGCGGTCAAGCGCAGCAACCAGGGCGATTCGGTCCTGGTGGTCGGTGCCGGCAACAAGCCCGAACCGCGCATGGTCAAGGTCGGCAGCGCCCAGGGCAACCAATGGGTGGTGCTGGATGGCTTGAAGCCGGGCGAGCAGGTCATCGTCGACGGTTTCCAGAAGATGTTTGTGCCCGGTGCGCCGGTCACGCCGGTGCCTTGGTCTGCGGCTGCGGCCGCCTCGGCGCCCGCGGCATCGGCCGCACCCGCCGCTCCGGCCTCGGCCGCCAGCCGCTAA